From Corvus cornix cornix isolate S_Up_H32 chromosome 5, ASM73873v5, whole genome shotgun sequence, the proteins below share one genomic window:
- the CTNND1 gene encoding catenin delta-1 isoform X4, giving the protein MDDSEVESTASILASVKEQEAQFEKLTRALEEERRHVSAQLERVRVSPQDAGPGLANGTLTRRHQNGRFLGDADLERQKYSDLKLNGPQDHSHLLYSTIPRMQDPGQIVEETYTMEEDPEGAMSVVSVETSDDGTTRRTETTVKKVVKTVTTRTVQQVPVGPDGLPLETSPVTSNYVQTMDRNFRKNGNGGPGSYLGQAGTATLPRNYHYPDGYGRPYEDGYPGSDHSYGSLSRVTRIDERYRPSMDTYRAPSRQDIYGPQPQVRVGGSNMDLNHFHPEPYGLEDDQRSVGFEDVDYGLMSDYGTARRAGTPSDARRRLRSYEDMLVDDVAPDRYYWAPLAQHERGSLASLDSLRKGGPAPGNWRQPELPEVIAMLSFRLDAVKSNAAAYLQHLCYRNDKVKTEVRRLKGIPVLVGLLDHPKKEVHYGACGALKNISFGKDQDNKIAIKNCDGVPALVRLLRKAHDMDLTEVITGTLWNLSSHDSIKMAIVDHALHALTDEVVIPRSGWEREPNEDSKPRHIEWESVLTNTAGCLRNVSSERSEARRKLRECDGLVDALIYIVQSEIGQKDSDSKLVENCVCLLRNLSYQVHREIPHAERYQETPLAPANNAGPHAASCFGAKKGKDEWFSRGKKLPEDPGADTVDFPKRTTPAKGYELLFQPEVVRIYISLLKESKTPAILEASAGAIQNLCAGSWTYGRYIRSALRQEKGLSAIADLLTHDSERVVKAASGALRNLAVDLRNKELIGKHAIPNLVKNLPGGQQTPAKNLSEDTVVSILNTINEVIVDNLEAAKKLRETQGIEKLVLINKSGNRSEREVRAAALVLQTVWGYKELRKPLEKEGWKKSDFQVNLSNASRTQGGNSFDDSTLPLIDRNQKTDKKSSREEIQMSNMGPDNYSTLNERDHGRTLDRSGDLGEMEPVKAAPLMKI; this is encoded by the exons ATGGACGACTCGGAAGTGGAGTCGACCGCCAGCATCCTTGCCTCTGTCAAGGAGCAGGAGGCACAGTTCGAGAAGCTGACCCGGGCCCTGGAGGAGGAACGGCGCCATGTCTCAGCCCAGCTGGAGCGAGTGCGGGTCTCCCCACAGGACGCCGGCCCGGGCTTGGCCAACGGCACGCTCACCCGGCGGCACCAG aaCGGACGTTTCCTGGGCGATGCTGACCTGGAAAGGCAGAAGTATTCAGATCTGAAGCTCAACGGGCCACAG GACCACAGCCACCTCTTGTACAGCACAATCCCCAGGATGCAGGACCCGGGCCAGATCGTGGAGGAGACGTACACCATGGAGGAGGACCCGGAAGGGGCCATGTCAGTTGTGTCTGTGGAGACATCGGATGATGGGACAACCCGGCGTACAGAGACCACG GTGAAGAAAGTGGTGAAGACCGTGACCACCCGGACGGTGCAGCAGGTGCCGGTGGGGCCTGACGGGCTGCCTTTGGAAACGTCCCCCGTCACCAGCAACTACGTCCAGACCATGGACAGGAACTTCCGCAAGAACGGCAACGGGGGCCCCGGCAGCTACCTGGGCCAGGCGGGCACAGCCACCCTCCCTCGCAACTACCACTACCCCGACGGCTACGGCCGCCCCTACGAGGACGGGTACCCGGGCAGCGACCACAGCTACGGCAGCCTGTCCCGCGTCACCCGCATCGACGAGCGCTACCGCCCCTCCATGGACACCTACCGCGCCCCCAGCCGCCAGGACATCTACGGCCCCCAGCCCCAGGTGCGCGTCGGGGGCAGCAACATGGACCTCAACCATTTCCACCCCGAGCCCTACGGCCTGGAGGATGACCAGCGCAGCGTGGGCTTTGAAGACGTGGACTACGGGCTCATGTCTGACTACGGCACGGCCAGGAGGGCGGGGACCCCGTCTGACGCTCGGCGGCGGCTCAG GAGTTATGAAGACATGCTGGTGGATGACGTGGCCCCCGACCGGTACTACTGGGCCCCGCTGGCCCAGCACGAGCGGGGCAGCCTGGCCAGCCTGGACAGCCTGCGGAAAGGCGGCCCGGCCCCAGGGAACTGGCGCCAGCCGGAGCTGCCGGAGGTCATAGCCATGCTGAGCTTCCGGCTGGACGCCGTCAAGTCCAACGCGGCCGCCTACCTGCAGCACCTGTGCTACCGCAACGACAAGGTGAAGACGGAGGTGCGCCGGCTGAAGGGCATCCCCGTGCTCGTGGGGCTGCTGGACCACCCCAAGAAGGAGGTGCACTACGGCGCCTGCGGAGCCCTCAAGAACATCTCCTTCGGCAAGGACCAGGATAACAAGATCGCCATCAAGAACTGCGACGGCGTGCCTGCGCTGGTGCGCCTGCTGCGCAAGGCCCACGACATGGACCTCACCGAGGTCATCACAG GGACGCTGTGGAACCTCTCCTCGCACGACTCCATCAAGATGGCCATTGTGGATCATGCACTACATGCCCTGACGGATGAGGTGGTCATTCCCCGCTCCGGCTGGGAGCGGGAGCCCAACGAGGACTCCAAACCCCGCCATATAGAGTGGGAGTCAGTGCTCACCAACACCGCTGGCTGCCTTAG gaaCGTGAGCTCGGAGCGGAGCGAGGCCCGTCGGAAGCTGCGGGAATGTGACGGGCTGGTGGACGCCCTGATCTACATCGTGCAGTCCGAGATCGGCCAGAAGGACTCGGACAGCAAG CTGGTGGAGAACTGTGTGTGCCTGCTGAGGAACCTGTCCTACCAAGTCCACCGCGAGATCCCCCACGCCGAGCGCTACCAGGAGACGCCCCTTGCCCCTGCCAACAATGCCGGGCCCCACGCCGCCAGCTGCTTTGGGGCCAAGAAAGGCAAAG ACGAGTGGTTCTCCAGAG GTAAAAAGCTCCCGGAAGACCCTGGTGCCGACACAGTGGATTTTCCCAAAAGAACAACTCCAGCCAAAG GCTACGAGCTCCTCTTCCAGCCAGAAGTGGTGCGGATATACATCTCCCTCCTGAAGGAAAGCAAGACCCCAGCTATCCTGGAGGCTTCGGCTGGAGCCATCCAGAACCTGTGCGCGGGCAGCTGGACG TACGGCCGCTACATCCGCTCGGCCCTGCGCCAGGAGAAGGGGCTCTCCGCCATCGCCGACCTCCTGACCCACGACAGCGAGCGCGTGGTGAAAGCGGCGTCCGGGGCCCTGCGCAACCTGGCTGTGGACCTGCGCAACAAGGAGCTGATCG GCAAACATGCCATCCCCAACCTGGTGAAGAACCTGCCTGGAGGCCAGCAGACCCCTGCCAAAAACCTCTCTGAGGACACAGTAGTGTCAATCCTCAACACCATCAATGAAGTGATCGTGGACAACCTCGAGGCGGCCAAGAAGCTCCGGGAAACACAGGGCATCGAGAAGCTTGTGCTGATCAACAAATCTGG GAACCGCTCAGAGAGAGAAGTCCGGGCAGCCGCCCTCGTCCTGCAGACAGTCTGGGGCTATAAGGAGCTGCGGAAGCCCCTTGAGAAGGAAGGCTGGAAGAAGTCAGATTTCCAG GTGAACCTGAGCAATGCCTCTCGGACCCAGGGAGGCAACTCCTTTGATGACAGCACCTTGCCTCTCATCGACAGGAACCAAAAAACAG ACAAGAAATCCTCCCGGGAGGAGATCCAGATGAGCAACATGGGACCAG acAACTATTCCACGCTCAACGAGAGGGACCACGGCAGGACGCTGGACCGATCCGGTGACCTCGGGGAGATGGAGCCGGTGAAGGCAGCGCCGCTGATG AAGATCTAG
- the CTNND1 gene encoding catenin delta-1 isoform X3, producing the protein MDDSEVESTASILASVKEQEAQFEKLTRALEEERRHVSAQLERVRVSPQDAGPGLANGTLTRRHQNGRFLGDADLERQKYSDLKLNGPQDHSHLLYSTIPRMQDPGQIVEETYTMEEDPEGAMSVVSVETSDDGTTRRTETTVKKVVKTVTTRTVQQVPVGPDGLPLETSPVTSNYVQTMDRNFRKNGNGGPGSYLGQAGTATLPRNYHYPDGYGRPYEDGYPGSDHSYGSLSRVTRIDERYRPSMDTYRAPSRQDIYGPQPQVRVGGSNMDLNHFHPEPYGLEDDQRSVGFEDVDYGLMSDYGTARRAGTPSDARRRLRSYEDMLVDDVAPDRYYWAPLAQHERGSLASLDSLRKGGPAPGNWRQPELPEVIAMLSFRLDAVKSNAAAYLQHLCYRNDKVKTEVRRLKGIPVLVGLLDHPKKEVHYGACGALKNISFGKDQDNKIAIKNCDGVPALVRLLRKAHDMDLTEVITGTLWNLSSHDSIKMAIVDHALHALTDEVVIPRSGWEREPNEDSKPRHIEWESVLTNTAGCLRNVSSERSEARRKLRECDGLVDALIYIVQSEIGQKDSDSKLVENCVCLLRNLSYQVHREIPHAERYQETPLAPANNAGPHAASCFGAKKGKDEWFSRGKKLPEDPGADTVDFPKRTTPAKGYELLFQPEVVRIYISLLKESKTPAILEASAGAIQNLCAGSWTYGRYIRSALRQEKGLSAIADLLTHDSERVVKAASGALRNLAVDLRNKELIGKHAIPNLVKNLPGGQQTPAKNLSEDTVVSILNTINEVIVDNLEAAKKLRETQGIEKLVLINKSGNRSEREVRAAALVLQTVWGYKELRKPLEKEGWKKSDFQVNLSNASRTQGGNSFDDSTLPLIDRNQKTDKKSSREEIQMSNMGPDNYSTLNERDHGRTLDRSGDLGEMEPVKAAPLMQKI; encoded by the exons ATGGACGACTCGGAAGTGGAGTCGACCGCCAGCATCCTTGCCTCTGTCAAGGAGCAGGAGGCACAGTTCGAGAAGCTGACCCGGGCCCTGGAGGAGGAACGGCGCCATGTCTCAGCCCAGCTGGAGCGAGTGCGGGTCTCCCCACAGGACGCCGGCCCGGGCTTGGCCAACGGCACGCTCACCCGGCGGCACCAG aaCGGACGTTTCCTGGGCGATGCTGACCTGGAAAGGCAGAAGTATTCAGATCTGAAGCTCAACGGGCCACAG GACCACAGCCACCTCTTGTACAGCACAATCCCCAGGATGCAGGACCCGGGCCAGATCGTGGAGGAGACGTACACCATGGAGGAGGACCCGGAAGGGGCCATGTCAGTTGTGTCTGTGGAGACATCGGATGATGGGACAACCCGGCGTACAGAGACCACG GTGAAGAAAGTGGTGAAGACCGTGACCACCCGGACGGTGCAGCAGGTGCCGGTGGGGCCTGACGGGCTGCCTTTGGAAACGTCCCCCGTCACCAGCAACTACGTCCAGACCATGGACAGGAACTTCCGCAAGAACGGCAACGGGGGCCCCGGCAGCTACCTGGGCCAGGCGGGCACAGCCACCCTCCCTCGCAACTACCACTACCCCGACGGCTACGGCCGCCCCTACGAGGACGGGTACCCGGGCAGCGACCACAGCTACGGCAGCCTGTCCCGCGTCACCCGCATCGACGAGCGCTACCGCCCCTCCATGGACACCTACCGCGCCCCCAGCCGCCAGGACATCTACGGCCCCCAGCCCCAGGTGCGCGTCGGGGGCAGCAACATGGACCTCAACCATTTCCACCCCGAGCCCTACGGCCTGGAGGATGACCAGCGCAGCGTGGGCTTTGAAGACGTGGACTACGGGCTCATGTCTGACTACGGCACGGCCAGGAGGGCGGGGACCCCGTCTGACGCTCGGCGGCGGCTCAG GAGTTATGAAGACATGCTGGTGGATGACGTGGCCCCCGACCGGTACTACTGGGCCCCGCTGGCCCAGCACGAGCGGGGCAGCCTGGCCAGCCTGGACAGCCTGCGGAAAGGCGGCCCGGCCCCAGGGAACTGGCGCCAGCCGGAGCTGCCGGAGGTCATAGCCATGCTGAGCTTCCGGCTGGACGCCGTCAAGTCCAACGCGGCCGCCTACCTGCAGCACCTGTGCTACCGCAACGACAAGGTGAAGACGGAGGTGCGCCGGCTGAAGGGCATCCCCGTGCTCGTGGGGCTGCTGGACCACCCCAAGAAGGAGGTGCACTACGGCGCCTGCGGAGCCCTCAAGAACATCTCCTTCGGCAAGGACCAGGATAACAAGATCGCCATCAAGAACTGCGACGGCGTGCCTGCGCTGGTGCGCCTGCTGCGCAAGGCCCACGACATGGACCTCACCGAGGTCATCACAG GGACGCTGTGGAACCTCTCCTCGCACGACTCCATCAAGATGGCCATTGTGGATCATGCACTACATGCCCTGACGGATGAGGTGGTCATTCCCCGCTCCGGCTGGGAGCGGGAGCCCAACGAGGACTCCAAACCCCGCCATATAGAGTGGGAGTCAGTGCTCACCAACACCGCTGGCTGCCTTAG gaaCGTGAGCTCGGAGCGGAGCGAGGCCCGTCGGAAGCTGCGGGAATGTGACGGGCTGGTGGACGCCCTGATCTACATCGTGCAGTCCGAGATCGGCCAGAAGGACTCGGACAGCAAG CTGGTGGAGAACTGTGTGTGCCTGCTGAGGAACCTGTCCTACCAAGTCCACCGCGAGATCCCCCACGCCGAGCGCTACCAGGAGACGCCCCTTGCCCCTGCCAACAATGCCGGGCCCCACGCCGCCAGCTGCTTTGGGGCCAAGAAAGGCAAAG ACGAGTGGTTCTCCAGAG GTAAAAAGCTCCCGGAAGACCCTGGTGCCGACACAGTGGATTTTCCCAAAAGAACAACTCCAGCCAAAG GCTACGAGCTCCTCTTCCAGCCAGAAGTGGTGCGGATATACATCTCCCTCCTGAAGGAAAGCAAGACCCCAGCTATCCTGGAGGCTTCGGCTGGAGCCATCCAGAACCTGTGCGCGGGCAGCTGGACG TACGGCCGCTACATCCGCTCGGCCCTGCGCCAGGAGAAGGGGCTCTCCGCCATCGCCGACCTCCTGACCCACGACAGCGAGCGCGTGGTGAAAGCGGCGTCCGGGGCCCTGCGCAACCTGGCTGTGGACCTGCGCAACAAGGAGCTGATCG GCAAACATGCCATCCCCAACCTGGTGAAGAACCTGCCTGGAGGCCAGCAGACCCCTGCCAAAAACCTCTCTGAGGACACAGTAGTGTCAATCCTCAACACCATCAATGAAGTGATCGTGGACAACCTCGAGGCGGCCAAGAAGCTCCGGGAAACACAGGGCATCGAGAAGCTTGTGCTGATCAACAAATCTGG GAACCGCTCAGAGAGAGAAGTCCGGGCAGCCGCCCTCGTCCTGCAGACAGTCTGGGGCTATAAGGAGCTGCGGAAGCCCCTTGAGAAGGAAGGCTGGAAGAAGTCAGATTTCCAG GTGAACCTGAGCAATGCCTCTCGGACCCAGGGAGGCAACTCCTTTGATGACAGCACCTTGCCTCTCATCGACAGGAACCAAAAAACAG ACAAGAAATCCTCCCGGGAGGAGATCCAGATGAGCAACATGGGACCAG acAACTATTCCACGCTCAACGAGAGGGACCACGGCAGGACGCTGGACCGATCCGGTGACCTCGGGGAGATGGAGCCGGTGAAGGCAGCGCCGCTGATG cAGAAGATCTAG
- the CTNND1 gene encoding catenin delta-1 isoform X2, producing the protein MDDSEVESTASILASVKEQEAQFEKLTRALEEERRHVSAQLERVRVSPQDAGPGLANGTLTRRHQNGRFLGDADLERQKYSDLKLNGPQDHSHLLYSTIPRMQDPGQIVEETYTMEEDPEGAMSVVSVETSDDGTTRRTETTVKKVVKTVTTRTVQQVPVGPDGLPLETSPVTSNYVQTMDRNFRKNGNGGPGSYLGQAGTATLPRNYHYPDGYGRPYEDGYPGSDHSYGSLSRVTRIDERYRPSMDTYRAPSRQDIYGPQPQVRVGGSNMDLNHFHPEPYGLEDDQRSVGFEDVDYGLMSDYGTARRAGTPSDARRRLRSYEDMLVDDVAPDRYYWAPLAQHERGSLASLDSLRKGGPAPGNWRQPELPEVIAMLSFRLDAVKSNAAAYLQHLCYRNDKVKTEVRRLKGIPVLVGLLDHPKKEVHYGACGALKNISFGKDQDNKIAIKNCDGVPALVRLLRKAHDMDLTEVITGTLWNLSSHDSIKMAIVDHALHALTDEVVIPRSGWEREPNEDSKPRHIEWESVLTNTAGCLRNVSSERSEARRKLRECDGLVDALIYIVQSEIGQKDSDSKLVENCVCLLRNLSYQVHREIPHAERYQETPLAPANNAGPHAASCFGAKKGKGKKLPEDPGADTVDFPKRTTPAKGYELLFQPEVVRIYISLLKESKTPAILEASAGAIQNLCAGSWTYGRYIRSALRQEKGLSAIADLLTHDSERVVKAASGALRNLAVDLRNKELIGKHAIPNLVKNLPGGQQTPAKNLSEDTVVSILNTINEVIVDNLEAAKKLRETQGIEKLVLINKSGNRSEREVRAAALVLQTVWGYKELRKPLEKEGWKKSDFQVNLSNASRTQGGNSFDDSTLPLIDRNQKTDKKSSREEIQMSNMGPDNYSTLNERDHGRTLDRSGDLGEMEPVKAAPLMQEEGQESQPEVEEAEEDAAVPSPVSVCPTVSCPI; encoded by the exons ATGGACGACTCGGAAGTGGAGTCGACCGCCAGCATCCTTGCCTCTGTCAAGGAGCAGGAGGCACAGTTCGAGAAGCTGACCCGGGCCCTGGAGGAGGAACGGCGCCATGTCTCAGCCCAGCTGGAGCGAGTGCGGGTCTCCCCACAGGACGCCGGCCCGGGCTTGGCCAACGGCACGCTCACCCGGCGGCACCAG aaCGGACGTTTCCTGGGCGATGCTGACCTGGAAAGGCAGAAGTATTCAGATCTGAAGCTCAACGGGCCACAG GACCACAGCCACCTCTTGTACAGCACAATCCCCAGGATGCAGGACCCGGGCCAGATCGTGGAGGAGACGTACACCATGGAGGAGGACCCGGAAGGGGCCATGTCAGTTGTGTCTGTGGAGACATCGGATGATGGGACAACCCGGCGTACAGAGACCACG GTGAAGAAAGTGGTGAAGACCGTGACCACCCGGACGGTGCAGCAGGTGCCGGTGGGGCCTGACGGGCTGCCTTTGGAAACGTCCCCCGTCACCAGCAACTACGTCCAGACCATGGACAGGAACTTCCGCAAGAACGGCAACGGGGGCCCCGGCAGCTACCTGGGCCAGGCGGGCACAGCCACCCTCCCTCGCAACTACCACTACCCCGACGGCTACGGCCGCCCCTACGAGGACGGGTACCCGGGCAGCGACCACAGCTACGGCAGCCTGTCCCGCGTCACCCGCATCGACGAGCGCTACCGCCCCTCCATGGACACCTACCGCGCCCCCAGCCGCCAGGACATCTACGGCCCCCAGCCCCAGGTGCGCGTCGGGGGCAGCAACATGGACCTCAACCATTTCCACCCCGAGCCCTACGGCCTGGAGGATGACCAGCGCAGCGTGGGCTTTGAAGACGTGGACTACGGGCTCATGTCTGACTACGGCACGGCCAGGAGGGCGGGGACCCCGTCTGACGCTCGGCGGCGGCTCAG GAGTTATGAAGACATGCTGGTGGATGACGTGGCCCCCGACCGGTACTACTGGGCCCCGCTGGCCCAGCACGAGCGGGGCAGCCTGGCCAGCCTGGACAGCCTGCGGAAAGGCGGCCCGGCCCCAGGGAACTGGCGCCAGCCGGAGCTGCCGGAGGTCATAGCCATGCTGAGCTTCCGGCTGGACGCCGTCAAGTCCAACGCGGCCGCCTACCTGCAGCACCTGTGCTACCGCAACGACAAGGTGAAGACGGAGGTGCGCCGGCTGAAGGGCATCCCCGTGCTCGTGGGGCTGCTGGACCACCCCAAGAAGGAGGTGCACTACGGCGCCTGCGGAGCCCTCAAGAACATCTCCTTCGGCAAGGACCAGGATAACAAGATCGCCATCAAGAACTGCGACGGCGTGCCTGCGCTGGTGCGCCTGCTGCGCAAGGCCCACGACATGGACCTCACCGAGGTCATCACAG GGACGCTGTGGAACCTCTCCTCGCACGACTCCATCAAGATGGCCATTGTGGATCATGCACTACATGCCCTGACGGATGAGGTGGTCATTCCCCGCTCCGGCTGGGAGCGGGAGCCCAACGAGGACTCCAAACCCCGCCATATAGAGTGGGAGTCAGTGCTCACCAACACCGCTGGCTGCCTTAG gaaCGTGAGCTCGGAGCGGAGCGAGGCCCGTCGGAAGCTGCGGGAATGTGACGGGCTGGTGGACGCCCTGATCTACATCGTGCAGTCCGAGATCGGCCAGAAGGACTCGGACAGCAAG CTGGTGGAGAACTGTGTGTGCCTGCTGAGGAACCTGTCCTACCAAGTCCACCGCGAGATCCCCCACGCCGAGCGCTACCAGGAGACGCCCCTTGCCCCTGCCAACAATGCCGGGCCCCACGCCGCCAGCTGCTTTGGGGCCAAGAAAGGCAAAG GTAAAAAGCTCCCGGAAGACCCTGGTGCCGACACAGTGGATTTTCCCAAAAGAACAACTCCAGCCAAAG GCTACGAGCTCCTCTTCCAGCCAGAAGTGGTGCGGATATACATCTCCCTCCTGAAGGAAAGCAAGACCCCAGCTATCCTGGAGGCTTCGGCTGGAGCCATCCAGAACCTGTGCGCGGGCAGCTGGACG TACGGCCGCTACATCCGCTCGGCCCTGCGCCAGGAGAAGGGGCTCTCCGCCATCGCCGACCTCCTGACCCACGACAGCGAGCGCGTGGTGAAAGCGGCGTCCGGGGCCCTGCGCAACCTGGCTGTGGACCTGCGCAACAAGGAGCTGATCG GCAAACATGCCATCCCCAACCTGGTGAAGAACCTGCCTGGAGGCCAGCAGACCCCTGCCAAAAACCTCTCTGAGGACACAGTAGTGTCAATCCTCAACACCATCAATGAAGTGATCGTGGACAACCTCGAGGCGGCCAAGAAGCTCCGGGAAACACAGGGCATCGAGAAGCTTGTGCTGATCAACAAATCTGG GAACCGCTCAGAGAGAGAAGTCCGGGCAGCCGCCCTCGTCCTGCAGACAGTCTGGGGCTATAAGGAGCTGCGGAAGCCCCTTGAGAAGGAAGGCTGGAAGAAGTCAGATTTCCAG GTGAACCTGAGCAATGCCTCTCGGACCCAGGGAGGCAACTCCTTTGATGACAGCACCTTGCCTCTCATCGACAGGAACCAAAAAACAG ACAAGAAATCCTCCCGGGAGGAGATCCAGATGAGCAACATGGGACCAG acAACTATTCCACGCTCAACGAGAGGGACCACGGCAGGACGCTGGACCGATCCGGTGACCTCGGGGAGATGGAGCCGGTGAAGGCAGCGCCGCTGATG caggaggaggggcaggagtCTCAGCCCGAGGtagaggaggcagaggaagatgctgctgtgccctCCCCCGTGTCGGTATGTCCCACGGTGTCCTGCCCAATCTGA